A part of Melospiza georgiana isolate bMelGeo1 chromosome 16, bMelGeo1.pri, whole genome shotgun sequence genomic DNA contains:
- the TMEM114 gene encoding transmembrane protein 114, protein MRVNLGALSLFVALVGLSSFVFLVVAIATDFWYIIDASKLEASQNGTDALSSHSGLWRTCRVRSECYPLINPFWHENANITESHRQLLYMHGTFVILMPLSLILMIFGGMTGFISILARAYLLLLMTGLLFLFGALVTLTGISVYIAYSAAAFQEAVCLLRSKDLLVEIDIRFGWSLALVWISFVAEVLTGAVFLLAARVVGLKRQREQAL, encoded by the exons aTGAGGGTTAACTTGGGCGCGCTCTCCCTCTTCGTGGCCCTGGTGGGACTTTCGAGCTTCGTCTTCCTCGTGGTGGCCATCGCCACCGACTTCTGGTACATCATCGATGCCTCCAAGCTGGAGGCGTCCCAGAACGGCACGGACGCGCTCAGCTCGCACTCGGGGCTCTGGCGGACCTGCCGCG TGAGGAGTGAATGTTACCCTTTGATAAACCCCTTCTGGCACGAGAATGCGAACATCACCGAGTCACACAGACAGCTTTTGT aCATGCACGGAACATTTGTCATCCTGATGCCCCTCAGCCTGATACTGATGATTTTTGGAGGAATGACTGGATTCATCAGTATTCTTGCCAGGGCCTACCTGCTGCTCCTAATGACTGgactgcttttcctttttggaG CTCTCGTTACCCTGACAGGGATCAGTGTCTATATTGCATActcagctgctgccttccaAGAAGCTGTTTGCCTGCTGAGGAGCAAGGATCTCCTGGTGGAAATCGACATCAGGTTTGGCTGGTCCCTGGCTCTGGTCTGGATCTCCTTTGTGGCAGAAGTGCTCACTGGGGCCGTGTTCCTGCTGGCAGCAAGAGTGGTGGGTCTGAAACGGCAGCGGGAGCAGGCTCTGTGA